GGCAGGAGGACCCGGCCCATCTCCTCGAGCACGAGGATCGTCTCGACGAACCCGAGGCCGCCCCCGCCGTCGGCTGCGGGCAGCTCCATCCCTTGCCACCCGAGCCCGGCCATCGCGCGCCACACGTCGGGCCGAAAGCCGCGCGGATCGCGCTCGGTGGCGCGCGTGTCAGCGAGCGACCAGGCGCGGGCGAGAAACCGCCTCGTGGCGTCGACCAGCATCTCCTGCTCCGCGCTGAGCGTCAGGTCCATCTTCG
The sequence above is drawn from the Deltaproteobacteria bacterium genome and encodes:
- a CDS encoding acyl-CoA dehydrogenase family protein, which encodes MDLTLSAEQEMLVDATRRFLARAWSLADTRATERDPRGFRPDVWRAMAGLGWQGMELPAADGGGGLGFVETILVLEEMGRVLLP